A single region of the Corallococcus caeni genome encodes:
- a CDS encoding WD40/YVTN/BNR-like repeat-containing protein, with protein MMSWVGALLTTVVAAGGVPMVPAGGGNALTLPAHRHAVRIETGNGHAPTWLLAIQQQGAEGEGLNLFRSEDGFESFTKLAAIQPDASHHDRAELVAVGRDVAMVYAYEGPSLAASSRHDVYFQWWRYDEARDTWAPEPAVRVFNADSTQAYSRALLARDSKGRLWVQAFRLESDGGATAVVAVSTDGGASFQKQPDLGRTRKRGGGRLLSVGSKLVFFWAMHDGFEPTRMRVRDAADPVDTWGPQRDAFSDGIYHGAALSAVEDGKGGIHLVYKDETERLYYRRFDGTSFGSRILVEGTPDWALQPAVTRVGEALYVFYNHFQTATDYEVQVRVLRDGVFSAPVTLDSRTSFKGYLSALDVLPDSVTEVPCFYGDAVDANSSGRVMRVALPRQPEGGGSGQDGGSGGGVDGGSVPDGGVDAGTPDGGGASDGGSGTDGGVDAGTPDGGAGTDGGVDAGTPPVDGGVQGPVTLEPVFTNTTHEVLAVDGAGTVYALALDGSRSKLWASTDGGRTFSARGQGVGGASFWVMAALKDGTLLAQMSRSGSYHLERSTDGGATWVDVASLGNYRAMSPASFAELGGTVFFLEYQTFTSASTPLRLWASTDGGATWAVRATFQDHRHGTALHADPARSVLWATFGSSSTQAAVVRSTDGGRTWTKVMGGYAANAVTGAVLSGGELLMGQSTLYEPEHPKLLRVYASGRVDALMTLPGPAYSLDALAGGGFVMGTARADVGDVQPASDVYARLFTSTDGVTWTEARRFERAGSTSLARAEVWGVLPNGDLVVRAENLMGFGTGGKGFQVLRVKR; from the coding sequence ATGATGTCCTGGGTGGGAGCCCTGCTGACCACGGTGGTGGCGGCGGGTGGGGTGCCCATGGTGCCGGCTGGCGGGGGCAATGCCCTGACGCTGCCGGCGCATCGGCATGCGGTGCGGATTGAGACGGGCAACGGGCATGCGCCCACGTGGCTCCTGGCCATCCAGCAGCAGGGGGCGGAAGGCGAGGGGCTGAACCTCTTCCGCTCCGAGGACGGCTTCGAGAGCTTCACGAAGCTGGCCGCCATCCAGCCGGATGCGTCGCACCACGACCGCGCGGAGCTGGTGGCGGTGGGGCGGGACGTGGCGATGGTCTACGCGTACGAGGGGCCCTCGCTGGCGGCGTCGTCGCGGCACGACGTGTACTTCCAGTGGTGGCGCTACGACGAGGCGCGGGACACCTGGGCGCCGGAGCCGGCGGTGCGGGTGTTCAACGCGGACAGCACCCAGGCGTACTCGCGGGCCTTGCTGGCGCGGGATTCCAAGGGGCGGCTGTGGGTGCAGGCGTTCCGGCTGGAGTCGGACGGCGGCGCCACGGCGGTGGTGGCGGTGTCCACCGACGGCGGCGCCAGCTTCCAGAAACAGCCGGACCTGGGGCGGACGCGGAAGCGGGGCGGGGGGCGGCTGCTCAGCGTGGGGTCGAAGCTGGTCTTCTTCTGGGCCATGCACGACGGCTTCGAGCCGACGCGGATGCGGGTGCGCGACGCCGCGGACCCCGTGGACACGTGGGGGCCCCAGCGGGACGCGTTCTCCGACGGCATCTACCACGGCGCGGCGCTGAGCGCGGTGGAGGACGGCAAGGGCGGCATCCACCTGGTCTACAAGGACGAGACGGAGCGGCTGTACTACCGGCGCTTCGACGGGACGTCGTTCGGCTCGCGCATCCTGGTGGAGGGGACGCCGGACTGGGCGCTGCAGCCCGCGGTCACGCGCGTCGGGGAGGCGCTGTATGTCTTCTACAATCACTTCCAGACGGCCACGGATTACGAAGTCCAGGTGCGGGTGCTGCGCGATGGCGTGTTCAGCGCCCCGGTGACGCTGGATTCCCGCACGAGCTTCAAGGGCTACCTGAGCGCGCTGGACGTGCTGCCGGACAGCGTCACGGAGGTGCCGTGTTTCTACGGGGACGCGGTGGACGCGAACTCCAGCGGCCGGGTGATGCGCGTGGCCCTGCCGCGCCAGCCGGAAGGGGGCGGCTCCGGGCAGGACGGTGGGAGCGGCGGCGGCGTGGATGGCGGGAGCGTGCCGGATGGCGGCGTGGACGCGGGGACGCCGGACGGCGGTGGCGCGAGTGACGGAGGCTCGGGCACGGACGGCGGCGTGGACGCGGGGACGCCGGACGGTGGCGCGGGCACAGATGGGGGCGTGGACGCGGGGACGCCGCCGGTGGATGGCGGGGTGCAGGGGCCGGTGACGCTGGAGCCGGTGTTCACGAACACGACGCACGAGGTGCTGGCCGTGGACGGCGCGGGCACGGTGTACGCGCTGGCGCTGGACGGGAGCCGCTCGAAGCTGTGGGCCAGCACGGATGGCGGGCGCACCTTCAGCGCGAGAGGGCAGGGGGTGGGCGGGGCGTCGTTCTGGGTGATGGCGGCGCTGAAGGACGGGACGCTGCTGGCGCAGATGAGCCGCAGCGGCAGCTACCACCTGGAGCGCTCCACGGACGGCGGAGCGACGTGGGTGGACGTTGCATCGCTGGGGAACTACCGCGCGATGTCACCCGCGAGCTTCGCGGAGCTGGGCGGCACGGTGTTCTTCCTGGAGTACCAGACGTTCACGTCGGCGAGCACGCCGCTGCGGCTGTGGGCGAGCACGGACGGCGGGGCGACGTGGGCGGTGCGGGCCACGTTCCAGGACCACCGGCACGGCACGGCGCTGCACGCGGACCCGGCGCGGAGCGTGTTGTGGGCCACCTTCGGCAGCAGCAGCACGCAGGCGGCGGTGGTGCGCTCCACGGACGGGGGCCGCACGTGGACGAAGGTGATGGGCGGCTACGCGGCCAACGCGGTGACGGGGGCGGTGTTGTCCGGAGGGGAGCTGCTCATGGGGCAGTCCACGCTCTACGAGCCGGAGCACCCGAAGCTCCTGCGCGTGTACGCGAGCGGAAGGGTGGACGCGCTGATGACGTTGCCAGGCCCGGCGTACTCGCTGGACGCGCTGGCGGGAGGCGGCTTCGTCATGGGAACGGCGAGGGCGGACGTGGGGGACGTGCAGCCCGCGTCGGACGTGTACGCGCGGTTGTTCACGAGCACGGACGGCGTGACGTGGACGGAGGCCCGGAGGTTCGAGCGGGCCGGGAGCACGTCCCTGGCCCGGGCGGAGGTCTGGGGCGTGCTGCCCAACGGCGACCTGGTGGTGCGCGCGGAGAACCTGATGGGCTTCGGAACCGGAGGGAAGGGGTTCCAGGTCCTGCGGGTGAAGCGCTGA